The proteins below come from a single Tachypleus tridentatus isolate NWPU-2018 chromosome 13, ASM421037v1, whole genome shotgun sequence genomic window:
- the LOC143236482 gene encoding organic cation transporter protein-like: MSSEEKESNGIDKLEDLVGEFGPWQRNMFLIAFLNLMPISWQILVPTFFAPEIDHWCSPPPAYSNLTSSQWKSLAIPQITNENDTVIYSSCLMYKTITYSLSESEYSNVTCTSWEYDNSFYTSTIVDEWNLVCDKAWLQSASTTISMAGVLVAVFISGQLADRFGRRPVILLGVFILLVAGIGCAFSSTFIVFNILRFLSTFGATFLTFSSYVLMLESVSVKYRNILPLCSEFGWSLGFSILPAIAWFIRDWSNLQLAITIPWVVLVTYWWFLPESVRWLLTQDKKKQAEKELEKALILNKKQVSNLEDVVKQLANKINKEEKTTVMDLLLTPNMRRNTLNLYFIWFILALVYYGFSLNSTNLGGNPFLNFFISGAVEFPSYGASVFAVKYLGRRISGMSTMVIAGLACILTIPIPDEQLSLRITVSMIGKAFISAAFGIMIFFSSEIFPTVVRNVGVGSSSMFARIGSMVAPFAVKELSKVTNPKVPLGVFGGFSIFAGLLILLLPETSGKPIPDTLEEGEEFGKKHSAKVSPLGKEIVFSTKL, from the exons ATGTCATCTGAGGAAAAAGAGTCAAACGGAATAGATAAATTAGAAGACTTAGTTGGAGAATTTGGACCCTGGCAGAGAAACATGTTCCTTATTGCTTTCCTCAACTTGATGCCAATCAGTTGGCAGATTCTCGTGCCAACATTTTTTGCTCCTGAAATTGACCACTGGTGCAGTCCGCCACCAGCCTATTCGAATCTCACTTCCAGCCAGTGGAAATCTCTAGCTATTCCCCAAATCACAAATGAAAATGACACTGTTATCTACAGTTCTTGTCTCATGTATAAAACCATTACTTATTCGCTTTCAGAAAGTGAATATTCGAATGTCACGTGCACATCATGGGAGTATGACAACTCTTTCTATACTTCAACTATTGTTGATGAG TGGAACCTGGTATGTGACAAAGCATGGTTACAGTCAGCTAGTACAACTATTAGTATGGCTGGTGTTTTGGTAGCAGTATTTATCTCTGGTCAGTTGGCGGACAG ATTCGGTCGCCGTCCTGTTATACTGctaggtgtttttattttattagtagcaGGTATAGGATGTGCTTTCTCGTCGACGTTTATTGTGTTCAACATACTAAGGTTTTTAAGTACTTTTGGAGCTacgtttttaacattttcttcgtATGTCTTAA TGTTGGAGTCAGTCAGCGTGAAATATCGCAATATCCTTCCGCTCTGCAGTGAGTTTGGATGGTCCCTCGGCTTCTCCATCTTACCAGCAATAGCGTGGTTTATAAGAGACTGGTCCAACTTACAACTAGCTATTACTATACCCTGGGTAGTTTTAGTAACTTACTGGTG GTTTCTTCCTGAATCTGTACGTTGGTTGTTAACacaagataaaaagaaacaagcagAGAAGGAGCTGGAAAAGGCGTTAATATTGAACAAAAAACAAGTATCAAACCTGGAAGACGTCGTCAAACAGctagcaaataaaataaataag GAGGAAAAAACTACCGTCATGGATTTACTGTTAACTCCTAATATGAgaagaaatacattaaatttgtattttatttg GTTCATTCTGGCTTTAGTCTACTATGGTTTCTCACTGAACTCGACTAATCTCGGTGGCAATCCGTTCCTTAACTTCTTCATTTCTGGAGCAGTGGAATTTCCTTCGTATGGTGCTTCTGTTTTTGCCGTCAAGTATTTAGGCCGTCGCATTTCGGGGATGAGCACCATGGTTATTGCCGGTTTAGCCTGTATATTAACTATTCCCATTCCTGATG AGCAACTAAGCCTACGAATAACTGTATCCATGATTGGCAAGGCTTTTATCTCTGCTGCCTTTGGTatcatgatatttttttcttctgaaatatttCCAACCGTTGTACGTAATGTTGGTGTTGGATCCAGCTCCATGTTTGCTAGAATTGGGTCTATGGTGGCACCGTTTGCAGTCAAAGAACTG AGTAAGGTGACCAACCCAAAAGTTCCTCTTGGAGTGTTTGGAGGATTTTCTATTTTTGCAGGGCTCTTAATTCTGCTTCTACCAGAAACCAGCGGTAAACCTATACCTGACACTCTAGAAGAAGGCGAGGAGTTTGGAAA aaaaCATTCCGCAAAAGTTTCACCTCTGGGAAAAGAAATCGTATTTTCCACGAAACTGTAG